The DNA window AAAGAGAAGAAAATGGGACTTGTAGCATCGTCCGCAGGCAACCATGCCCAGGGAGTGGCTCTGGCTTCGAGCATGCTCGGTGTAAAATCTACAATAGTAATGCCTACTTCCACTCCTCTTATAAAAGTGGAATCTACAAGGAGCTTCGGCGCGAACATAGTGCTCTACGGAGACTGCTATGACGATTCCTACAAGGAAGCCAGAAGGCTTGAAGCCGAGCAGGGCTACAAATTCATACATCCCTTCGACGACTGGGACATAATAATAGGGCAGGGTACTATAGGCCTTGAGATAATGGACGAGCTCAAGGACGCCGACATAATACTAGTTCCAGTGGGCGGCGGCGGACTCGTAAGCGGAGTGGCCCTTGGCGCAAAGCTCATAAACCCTTCGGTAAAGGTTATAGGAGTAGAGCCTGAAGGCGCTGCCTCAATGAAGGCATCTCTGGAAAAAGGAAGCATTGCAACGCTTGAAAGTGTAAGCACGATAGCAGACGGCGTGGCCGTAAAGACCCCGGGCGAACTTACATACTCTGTGTGCAAGCACCTCGTAGACGATATAATAACAGTTTCAGACTTCGACCTGATGGAAAGCTTCCTCCTGCTGCTTGAAAAGCACAAGCTTGTAGCTGAAAACTCGGGTATTCTTCCTCTTGCAGCACTCAAAAAGCTTAGAGTTAAAGACAAGAAAGTAGTATGTGTAATCTCGGGCGGCAACATAGATGTCATGGCCGCATCCTCAATGATCAACCGGGGTCTTGTTAGCAGATCCAGGATATTCTGCTTCTCTCTTGATCTCTTCGACAAGCCGGGCGAACTGCTCAAGATATCCGAAATACTTGCAAACGAAAGAGCCAACATAATACAGCTTGAGCACAACAAGTTCAAGTCATACGACAAGCTGATGCAGGTGACACTCGAAGCTACAGTCGAAACCAACGGAAGGGCTCATGTAGAAATGATAAAGGCCGCATTTGAAAAACACGGCTACAGGATAACTGAAAATATAGTTCCACACAAAAGCTGCTAAGCTAAACATCTCTATTCGTAGTCCCTTGAGGCCCTTAAGGCCCTCAGGGGACTTTTTTTGTAAAA is part of the Peptoclostridium acidaminophilum DSM 3953 genome and encodes:
- the ilvA gene encoding threonine ammonia-lyase → MRRAQERLSAVITDTRLIESPIFSSECGNRVFIKPENLQKTGAFKLRGAYNAISQLSDKEKKMGLVASSAGNHAQGVALASSMLGVKSTIVMPTSTPLIKVESTRSFGANIVLYGDCYDDSYKEARRLEAEQGYKFIHPFDDWDIIIGQGTIGLEIMDELKDADIILVPVGGGGLVSGVALGAKLINPSVKVIGVEPEGAASMKASLEKGSIATLESVSTIADGVAVKTPGELTYSVCKHLVDDIITVSDFDLMESFLLLLEKHKLVAENSGILPLAALKKLRVKDKKVVCVISGGNIDVMAASSMINRGLVSRSRIFCFSLDLFDKPGELLKISEILANERANIIQLEHNKFKSYDKLMQVTLEATVETNGRAHVEMIKAAFEKHGYRITENIVPHKSC